The window AAGGTTCCACAATCTGTGAGTGATGATGCAGCGGTGATTGTTCCATGTGTCACTGGCATGATATATAGGGGTATAAGGAGAGCTGGAGGAATCAATAAGAATGAATACGCTTTAGTTACAGGAGCAAGTGGAGGTGTTGGTATTCACGCAATACAGGTCGCAAAAGCATTAGGGGCAAGAACAATAGGTGTTACTACCTCTGAAGATAAAGCTAAAGTAATTAGAAAATATGCAGATCGCGTAATAGTGGGAAGTAAGTTTTCAGATGAGGCAAGAAAGATCGGAGATATAAGTTTAGTAATAGACACTGTTGGGACGCCTACTATCGAGGAGAGTCTTAGATCGCTGAGAATGGGAGGTAAACTTGTTCAAATTGGCAATGTAGATCCTTCTCAGATATATAGTTTAAGGTTAGGTTATTTGATTTTAAAGGATATTTTATTAGTAGGACATGCATCAGCTACTAAATACGATGCTGAACAGACCCTTAAACTTACTGAAGGAGGAAACATAAGTGCAGTGGTAGCAGGTTATGTGAACTTAGAGAATATTGATGAAGGCTATAGGATGATTAAAGATCGTAATAA is drawn from Sulfolobus acidocaldarius SUSAZ and contains these coding sequences:
- a CDS encoding alcohol dehydrogenase, with protein sequence MKAIVVPAPKQNYSLQQVKDPKPNSDEVVIRVVRAGLCYRDLLQLQGYYPRMKYPVVLGHEVVGEIEEVGDNVSDFKIGDRVISLLYAPDGSCEYCKVGEEAYCKRRLGYSEELDGFFAERAKVKVTSIVKVPQSVSDDAAVIVPCVTGMIYRGIRRAGGINKNEYALVTGASGGVGIHAIQVAKALGARTIGVTTSEDKAKVIRKYADRVIVGSKFSDEARKIGDISLVIDTVGTPTIEESLRSLRMGGKLVQIGNVDPSQIYSLRLGYLILKDILLVGHASATKYDAEQTLKLTEGGNISAVVAGYVNLENIDEGYRMIKDRNKIGKVLLKP